In the genome of Microbacterium endophyticum, one region contains:
- a CDS encoding GlxA family transcriptional regulator has product MKTVAVIVEEGFAPFEFGVACEAFGLDRTADGVPNFDFRVVTPDPGVVASRMGFSLNVHNDLSYAYEADLVVVSPTPKEMWGRSDPRVLEVIRDAERRGAWLLSVCSGAFILANAGVLAGRRATTHWMYADVMADMFPDIDVNPDVLYVQDGKIITSAGTAAGLDACLHLLRQEVGPEAANTIARRMVVAPQRDGGQAQFISKPLPEVASLSLAPVTDWMLENLRLDLHIDELAAKAHMSPRTFARRFKADLGATPAAWLARQRLLHAQRLLEKTSLGLDRIAYECGFGSAAVLRQNFVRTLGLTPTAYRSRFSCATEDSTDVLDVDTPVDAMAMAEPTPAA; this is encoded by the coding sequence ATGAAAACTGTCGCCGTGATTGTAGAAGAGGGGTTTGCTCCCTTTGAGTTCGGTGTGGCGTGCGAAGCCTTCGGTCTCGACCGCACGGCCGACGGTGTTCCGAACTTCGATTTCCGTGTCGTAACGCCTGACCCCGGCGTCGTGGCGTCACGCATGGGGTTCTCGCTGAACGTCCACAACGACCTGAGCTACGCGTATGAAGCTGATCTCGTGGTTGTGTCTCCCACTCCTAAAGAGATGTGGGGTCGGTCCGACCCTCGCGTGCTCGAGGTAATTCGTGATGCTGAACGCCGCGGCGCCTGGCTCCTGAGCGTATGTAGCGGCGCGTTCATCCTGGCGAACGCCGGAGTTCTTGCCGGTCGCCGGGCGACGACGCACTGGATGTATGCGGATGTCATGGCCGACATGTTCCCCGACATCGACGTCAACCCCGACGTGCTCTACGTGCAGGACGGAAAGATCATCACAAGCGCCGGGACAGCGGCAGGGTTGGATGCGTGTCTGCACCTGCTGCGTCAAGAGGTAGGCCCCGAAGCGGCCAATACGATCGCGCGTCGCATGGTCGTTGCCCCGCAGCGCGACGGTGGCCAGGCGCAGTTCATTAGCAAGCCGCTGCCGGAGGTGGCATCTCTATCGCTCGCGCCGGTGACCGACTGGATGCTCGAAAATCTGCGTCTCGATCTTCACATAGACGAGCTCGCCGCCAAGGCGCACATGTCGCCCCGCACTTTTGCCCGCCGGTTCAAGGCGGACCTTGGCGCAACACCCGCGGCGTGGCTCGCGCGCCAGCGATTGCTGCACGCGCAGCGTCTGCTCGAGAAGACCTCACTCGGCCTGGACCGCATCGCCTACGAGTGCGGCTTTGGTTCCGCAGCAGTGCTGCGCCAGAACTTCGTGCGGACGCTCGGGCTGACCCCCACGGCGTATCGATCCCGATTCAGCTGTGCGACCGAGGACTCGACTGACGTGCTAGACGTGGACACGCCCGTCGATGCGATGGCCATGGCGGAGCCCACGCCGGCCGCCTAG
- a CDS encoding glycosyltransferase family 4 protein has protein sequence MHVVMFGDQHVESLGGAQVSMRLQRRFLERAGHTVTIVAPAMHGARGRAATTDAVYLDLPSIPITLDREYSLTWPGVRTDRYLDAAMADRAPVDLVHVQADFWGAFTGHRYAARHGLPVVHTMHNRVDVGIEATAPAPRLVLRALNFWQRRALHVPGQGRDGWDYLRQFARLSRSVTAPSSHFAHRLEAHGAVPPGPNPHVDVVWNGIDDDVLDAALAAGREARRPGPARLVWIGRMSPEKRLLPFLEAVAASGAHVEVEVIGGGGQWRAAQRTAARAAGAAASVRFVGRLTYLETLRRIAAADAVVQTSIGFETQGMTPFEGASLGTPAIVCDPDIANELGSGVWRVGDGVAADESVDALAAAIRAAAADVEAGTAPVPAPDIGERFRQSSRTAAMIEIYRRASAA, from the coding sequence ATGCACGTCGTGATGTTCGGCGATCAGCACGTCGAGTCGCTCGGCGGTGCACAGGTTTCGATGCGCTTGCAGCGTCGTTTCCTCGAGCGCGCCGGGCACACCGTGACGATCGTCGCACCCGCGATGCACGGTGCGCGCGGTCGAGCAGCGACGACGGATGCCGTGTACCTCGACCTTCCGTCAATACCCATCACCCTCGACCGTGAGTACTCGCTCACCTGGCCAGGAGTGCGCACCGACCGTTATCTCGACGCGGCGATGGCCGATCGAGCACCCGTGGACCTCGTGCACGTGCAAGCCGACTTTTGGGGCGCATTCACCGGCCATCGGTATGCGGCCCGACACGGACTTCCGGTCGTGCACACTATGCACAACCGGGTGGATGTGGGCATCGAAGCCACAGCTCCGGCTCCACGCCTTGTACTGCGGGCACTGAATTTCTGGCAGCGGCGAGCGTTGCACGTGCCTGGCCAGGGTCGCGACGGGTGGGACTACTTGCGACAGTTCGCGCGGCTCTCTCGCTCCGTAACGGCGCCGTCGTCACACTTCGCGCATCGGCTGGAAGCGCACGGCGCTGTGCCGCCCGGCCCGAACCCTCACGTAGACGTCGTGTGGAACGGTATCGACGACGATGTTCTCGACGCCGCGCTCGCTGCCGGCCGTGAGGCACGCCGCCCTGGACCCGCACGCCTCGTATGGATCGGCCGGATGAGCCCCGAAAAACGGCTTCTTCCGTTTCTCGAAGCGGTCGCGGCCTCAGGTGCCCACGTCGAAGTCGAGGTTATCGGCGGCGGAGGCCAGTGGCGCGCAGCGCAGCGAACCGCTGCCCGCGCGGCGGGAGCGGCGGCATCCGTTCGTTTCGTGGGTCGCTTGACATACCTTGAGACGCTGCGGCGGATCGCAGCAGCGGATGCCGTTGTGCAAACGTCGATCGGATTCGAAACGCAGGGCATGACACCTTTCGAGGGTGCGTCGCTGGGCACTCCGGCGATCGTGTGTGACCCCGATATCGCCAACGAGCTGGGCTCAGGCGTGTGGCGAGTTGGCGATGGCGTCGCGGCGGATGAGTCTGTCGACGCTCTCGCGGCGGCGATTCGTGCGGCCGCGGCCGACGTGGAGGCCGGCACTGCGCCCGTTCCCGCCCCCGACATCGGTGAGCGATTCCGCCAGTCATCGCGCACGGCCGCGATGATCGAGATCTACCGCCGCGCGTCAGCGGCGTAG
- a CDS encoding glycosyltransferase — protein sequence MTSPASLPSSSDEAATQRPLTVLIGADTFWPDVNGAARFAERLAAGLTARGHDVHVMAPSLTHAKHGAFREVIEGEEMTIHRLPSWRYYPHDWLRFVPPGRSPQHARRILDEIKPDVVHIQSHILIGRGLTREARKRGIPVIATNHVMPENILDFTTLPAKLDEIVVNLAWKDAERTLRMARAVTTPTRNAANFLESAIDISGVIPVSCGIDRTNYTPDLTPRDANRVLFVGRLTTEKKIDVVLRAIARIDPALDVSFDIVGGGDQRKNLEALAGELGIAERVHFHGHTSEDELRHILSRASVFAIASIAELQSIATMEAMASGLPIVAANAVALPHLVHDGENGYLFEPGSVDELAARLTDVLTAEPEERLRMQQASLDGVVVHDINRTLDTFEALYRGQPLPE from the coding sequence GTGACTTCCCCCGCGTCCCTTCCCTCTTCATCAGACGAAGCCGCCACACAGCGCCCGCTGACGGTGCTCATCGGCGCCGATACATTTTGGCCCGACGTCAACGGTGCCGCTCGCTTCGCCGAGCGTCTCGCCGCAGGCCTCACCGCGCGTGGCCATGACGTGCACGTCATGGCTCCAAGCCTCACCCATGCCAAGCACGGCGCCTTCCGCGAAGTGATCGAGGGTGAAGAGATGACGATCCACCGGCTCCCCTCGTGGCGCTATTACCCGCACGATTGGCTTCGGTTCGTGCCGCCGGGGCGCTCGCCTCAGCATGCGCGTCGCATACTCGACGAAATCAAGCCTGACGTCGTGCACATTCAGTCGCACATCCTGATCGGCCGTGGACTCACGCGGGAGGCGCGAAAGCGTGGCATTCCGGTGATCGCGACAAACCACGTGATGCCCGAAAACATCCTCGACTTCACGACTCTTCCGGCCAAGCTTGACGAGATCGTGGTCAATCTCGCGTGGAAGGATGCTGAGCGCACCCTCCGGATGGCGCGCGCTGTGACGACCCCCACACGAAACGCCGCGAACTTTCTTGAATCGGCGATCGACATCTCCGGGGTGATTCCCGTGAGCTGCGGGATCGACCGCACCAATTACACGCCCGATCTCACACCTCGTGACGCGAATCGCGTTTTGTTCGTGGGGCGACTGACGACAGAGAAGAAGATCGACGTCGTGCTGCGGGCCATCGCGCGCATCGATCCCGCGCTTGATGTGAGTTTCGACATCGTCGGTGGCGGAGATCAGCGAAAGAACCTCGAAGCACTCGCGGGTGAACTTGGAATTGCCGAGCGCGTGCACTTTCACGGGCACACTTCAGAAGATGAGCTTCGCCACATTCTGTCGCGTGCGAGCGTGTTCGCCATCGCATCGATTGCCGAACTTCAGTCAATCGCGACGATGGAAGCGATGGCTTCGGGTCTGCCGATCGTCGCCGCGAACGCCGTTGCCCTCCCTCACCTCGTCCACGACGGTGAGAACGGCTACCTCTTCGAACCCGGTAGCGTCGATGAACTCGCCGCACGCCTCACCGACGTACTCACGGCTGAGCCGGAAGAGCGCCTGCGTATGCAGCAGGCATCGCTTGATGGCGTCGTCGTGCACGACATCAACCGCACGCTCGACACGTTCGAAGCGCTGTATCGCGGCCAGCCGCTGCCGGAGTAG
- a CDS encoding arabinofuranosidase catalytic domain-containing protein, with protein MSVLRDSTRPGRRTPPVAHSQAYAAGWNPARFVSVIVVALLVIVGIPATNAAAADMVSASAAETQPALTMQQNVAASPGLPCDTFADGGNPCVAAYSTVRALSASYTGALYRVTRASDGAGADVGLLNSGYANAAAQDLFCENTVCTIVELYDQSAEGNDLTIAPVGEAGSSAIGARADALPVTVAGHAVYGIQVEPRVGYRNPSGSGMAIDGEPESMYWVASGTMATNACCFDFGNVEATSTNTGAGHMNTLIMSTFCGNPPCSGRGPWIQADLENGVFMGNGTSNLSNVSQTSPFVTGVLRNDGQSAFALDGGNATSASLTSLFQGALPSGYTPMKQEGGITLGAGGDNSNAAPGSFFEGAITSGYAPNATVAALQSDISSVAYTGTSGGGPGVGITGPAGKCVDVSGNDNGVGGAAVQLWDCLHDAVDQKWLHIRTVPTVYLTSGLDEYPNTLKTMGRCLEITGNTTTAGTPIQLWDCNGLGGQEWVTQSNGTLKNPQSGLCLTSRNGQTSNGTRLEIQPCTGAANQRFIVTPGLLFDETPINAPGGNCVDVIGANNGANGTRVVSWDCLREANDQSWWSTANGSLTTLGRCLDIVGDSTVAGTEVQLYDCNGVGGQKWVQQTNGSLKNPQSGLCLTDPGNAVNGTVLTIQSCSGAASQVFKVSGGQMISAPGGKCMDTAGNDTYGNWSGPKVQLWTCIEPAVDQHWTFTAGNTLETLTRCLDVAGNSTAAGTPVILFNCNGVGGQQWVPQTNGSILNPPSGLCLTAPGSSFANGTQLTINTCTGAANQKFI; from the coding sequence ATGTCCGTTTTGAGAGACTCAACGCGGCCTGGTAGGCGCACACCGCCCGTCGCCCATTCGCAGGCATACGCCGCCGGGTGGAATCCGGCTCGTTTCGTCAGTGTGATCGTCGTCGCGTTGCTGGTGATCGTGGGCATCCCCGCGACGAACGCGGCAGCGGCCGACATGGTGTCAGCTAGTGCCGCTGAAACGCAGCCTGCTCTAACGATGCAGCAAAACGTAGCGGCGTCGCCTGGGCTGCCCTGCGACACCTTTGCCGACGGAGGCAACCCGTGCGTCGCGGCGTACTCCACCGTGCGGGCGCTTTCGGCGTCTTACACGGGTGCGCTTTATCGCGTGACGAGGGCCTCCGATGGGGCAGGCGCTGACGTGGGATTGTTGAATTCTGGTTACGCGAATGCGGCGGCTCAGGATCTGTTCTGTGAGAACACGGTGTGCACGATCGTTGAACTGTACGACCAGTCGGCAGAGGGAAATGATCTGACAATCGCACCGGTCGGCGAAGCGGGTTCGAGCGCGATTGGGGCGCGAGCAGATGCGCTGCCGGTTACTGTCGCGGGTCACGCGGTCTACGGGATCCAGGTTGAACCGCGAGTCGGATACCGCAACCCCAGCGGGAGCGGAATGGCGATCGACGGTGAACCTGAGTCGATGTACTGGGTGGCCAGTGGGACGATGGCCACGAACGCGTGTTGTTTTGATTTCGGCAACGTGGAAGCTACCTCCACAAACACCGGCGCTGGTCACATGAACACGTTGATCATGTCGACCTTTTGCGGCAACCCACCTTGCTCGGGACGCGGACCCTGGATACAGGCAGACCTCGAAAACGGCGTCTTCATGGGCAACGGAACGAGCAACCTGTCCAACGTCAGTCAGACGAGTCCGTTCGTCACTGGGGTACTGAGAAATGACGGTCAGAGTGCCTTCGCCCTCGATGGAGGCAACGCGACATCCGCTTCTCTCACGTCGTTATTCCAGGGGGCGCTGCCTTCGGGCTACACGCCGATGAAACAGGAGGGTGGCATCACCCTCGGCGCTGGCGGAGACAACAGCAACGCTGCACCCGGCTCCTTTTTTGAAGGCGCAATCACATCGGGATACGCGCCGAACGCAACTGTCGCTGCGCTGCAGTCTGATATCTCCTCAGTGGCCTACACCGGCACCTCTGGTGGTGGACCCGGCGTTGGCATTACCGGACCCGCCGGTAAGTGCGTCGACGTGAGTGGAAACGATAACGGCGTCGGGGGCGCGGCGGTGCAGCTATGGGATTGCCTTCATGACGCTGTCGACCAGAAATGGCTGCACATTCGCACCGTCCCGACCGTCTATTTGACGTCGGGCCTTGATGAGTACCCGAACACGTTGAAGACCATGGGGCGCTGCCTGGAAATCACGGGCAACACCACGACCGCAGGCACGCCTATCCAGCTGTGGGACTGCAACGGGCTCGGTGGGCAGGAATGGGTGACGCAATCTAACGGGACGCTGAAGAACCCGCAGTCCGGGTTGTGTTTGACAAGTCGCAACGGGCAGACCTCAAACGGCACCCGCCTCGAGATTCAGCCCTGCACGGGGGCGGCGAACCAGCGGTTCATTGTGACGCCGGGGCTGTTGTTTGATGAGACGCCCATCAATGCTCCTGGCGGCAACTGCGTCGATGTGATTGGCGCCAACAATGGAGCCAACGGAACCCGGGTGGTGAGCTGGGACTGCCTTCGTGAAGCCAATGATCAGAGCTGGTGGTCTACGGCCAACGGATCCTTGACCACACTCGGGCGCTGCCTCGACATCGTCGGCGACAGCACCGTCGCTGGCACCGAGGTGCAGTTGTATGACTGCAATGGCGTGGGAGGTCAGAAGTGGGTGCAGCAGACAAACGGTTCGCTCAAGAACCCGCAGTCCGGTCTGTGCCTCACCGACCCGGGCAACGCGGTAAACGGGACCGTTCTCACTATCCAGTCGTGCAGCGGGGCCGCATCCCAGGTGTTCAAGGTCTCGGGGGGTCAGATGATCTCTGCTCCCGGCGGAAAGTGCATGGACACCGCAGGAAACGACACCTACGGCAACTGGTCGGGCCCGAAAGTTCAGCTCTGGACGTGCATCGAACCTGCCGTCGACCAGCATTGGACTTTCACCGCCGGCAACACGCTAGAAACGCTCACCAGGTGCCTTGATGTCGCAGGCAACAGCACCGCAGCAGGAACCCCAGTGATCCTGTTCAACTGCAACGGTGTCGGTGGCCAGCAATGGGTACCTCAGACGAACGGCTCCATCCTCAACCCACCGAGTGGATTGTGTCTGACCGCTCCGGGTAGTTCGTTCGCCAACGGAACTCAACTGACCATCAACACCTGCACGGGTGCCGCCAACCAGAAATTCATTTAG
- a CDS encoding glycoside hydrolase family 43 protein, with amino-acid sequence MSAPVYAEYFADPFVLQLSDGSYVAYGTGRPPATGDAVFEALTSTDLTYWQSRGRVLPRLPAAFGDEYWAPEVLEADGEWWMYYSVGHGIEGHHLRVARAEHPLGPFVDQGVNLTPSESFAIDAHPFRDLDGTWYLFFARDVLHHSRPGTHLAVLRLSAMDAAEGAPVSILEPNADWQIFERDRHIYNGTFDWHTLEGPTVVYRAGRYWMTYSGGAWTGEGYAVSWAVADHPTGPWAHAPQGTAPLLKTNDSALIGPGHNSLTVSPDGDDVIVFHAWDAHHDARKMHVHRISFQPEGPWVDGPTQDPSISASTAGMTH; translated from the coding sequence GTGAGCGCCCCCGTGTACGCCGAGTATTTCGCTGATCCCTTCGTGTTGCAGCTTTCCGATGGGTCATACGTTGCCTATGGCACCGGCCGACCTCCCGCCACTGGCGACGCGGTCTTTGAAGCGCTCACATCGACGGACCTGACGTACTGGCAATCGCGTGGCAGGGTTCTTCCGCGTCTGCCCGCGGCGTTCGGCGACGAATATTGGGCCCCGGAAGTACTGGAAGCCGACGGCGAATGGTGGATGTACTACTCGGTCGGGCACGGAATCGAAGGGCATCATCTGAGAGTCGCTCGGGCCGAGCACCCGCTCGGGCCCTTCGTTGATCAAGGCGTGAACCTCACCCCGAGCGAATCCTTCGCGATCGATGCGCATCCTTTCCGAGACCTCGACGGCACGTGGTATCTGTTTTTTGCCCGCGATGTGCTTCACCATTCCCGTCCGGGCACGCACCTCGCAGTCCTTCGCCTCTCCGCGATGGATGCAGCGGAGGGGGCACCAGTCAGCATTCTCGAACCGAACGCTGACTGGCAAATTTTCGAACGCGACCGGCACATCTACAACGGCACCTTTGATTGGCACACGCTCGAGGGTCCGACCGTCGTCTACCGCGCCGGACGGTACTGGATGACCTATTCCGGGGGTGCGTGGACCGGCGAAGGCTACGCGGTGTCGTGGGCCGTCGCGGATCACCCAACCGGCCCTTGGGCACATGCCCCGCAGGGTACTGCCCCACTTCTCAAAACGAACGACAGCGCTCTCATTGGTCCTGGCCACAACTCGTTGACGGTCAGTCCCGACGGAGACGACGTCATTGTCTTCCATGCCTGGGATGCTCACCACGATGCCCGCAAGATGCACGTGCACCGCATCTCCTTTCAGCCGGAGGGGCCCTGGGTCGACGGCCCGACGCAGGACCCCTCCATTTCTGCATCCACCGCCGGAATGACTCATTAA
- a CDS encoding family 1 glycosylhydrolase, producing MTSLQEPFARGGFTWLLGIEDTCVYPVSSSETPLDEHILTGHDTAWREDLTLARELGATAIRYGVSWPVVHVAPGVFNWAELDEVIPFAVDHLGLEIVADLVHYGTPRWLVDSFADPGYPDAIADFARAFASRYRSKVTHFTPLNEPVTTASFCGLRGVWPPRLFGWDGWVAVAVPIALGMARTTAAIREVNPDAVIVHVEAATVVHTDERTLDEHAALIRDVGWLSTDFLLGRVDEDHPLWTWLLEHGAHRADLDWLLHHPAAPDFVGVNYYPDLTPRRVALVDGEQMQISYDKWTQGLREALEGFATRYQLPLIITETSIEGDDALRARWLRDSAVVVEELREQCDIRGYTWWPMFDFVDWSWASGGANVEEFVVENVAADGTKTIGPAPSLGDPSQGKTAFLRRMGLVRLDEGSDATLSRVPTPAATLFKELS from the coding sequence ATGACATCTCTTCAAGAACCTTTCGCCCGCGGCGGCTTCACCTGGCTGCTTGGCATCGAAGACACATGCGTCTATCCGGTTTCTTCGTCTGAGACACCGCTCGACGAGCACATCCTGACGGGGCATGACACGGCCTGGCGTGAAGACCTCACCCTCGCTCGCGAGCTTGGGGCGACAGCAATTCGCTACGGCGTGAGCTGGCCCGTGGTTCATGTTGCTCCCGGAGTATTCAATTGGGCTGAACTCGACGAGGTGATCCCGTTCGCTGTCGATCATCTCGGGCTCGAAATCGTCGCTGACCTGGTGCACTATGGCACACCTCGATGGCTTGTTGACTCTTTCGCCGACCCTGGATACCCGGATGCTATCGCCGACTTCGCGCGCGCATTCGCAAGCCGATATCGCAGTAAAGTCACTCACTTCACGCCCCTGAACGAACCCGTCACGACGGCATCTTTCTGCGGTCTCCGGGGCGTGTGGCCACCGCGCTTGTTCGGGTGGGACGGCTGGGTTGCGGTAGCGGTGCCGATTGCGCTGGGGATGGCTCGGACGACGGCCGCGATTCGGGAGGTAAACCCCGACGCCGTAATCGTCCACGTCGAAGCCGCCACCGTGGTGCACACCGATGAGCGAACGCTCGACGAGCATGCCGCGCTTATCCGTGACGTCGGTTGGCTATCTACCGACTTCCTCCTCGGGCGAGTGGATGAGGATCACCCGCTCTGGACGTGGCTTCTCGAGCACGGTGCGCATCGCGCCGACCTGGACTGGCTTCTTCACCATCCCGCAGCGCCGGACTTCGTCGGGGTGAATTACTACCCTGATCTGACCCCACGGCGGGTCGCTCTTGTCGATGGAGAGCAGATGCAGATCTCCTACGACAAATGGACGCAGGGGCTGCGCGAGGCGTTGGAAGGATTCGCTACGCGCTATCAGCTTCCGCTGATCATCACGGAGACAAGCATCGAGGGCGATGACGCGTTGCGGGCACGTTGGCTTCGTGACTCAGCCGTGGTCGTCGAAGAGCTGCGAGAACAGTGCGATATTCGCGGCTACACCTGGTGGCCGATGTTCGACTTTGTCGACTGGTCGTGGGCATCCGGTGGTGCCAACGTCGAGGAGTTCGTTGTGGAAAACGTCGCTGCAGACGGAACCAAAACGATCGGACCGGCGCCGTCGCTCGGCGACCCGTCTCAGGGAAAGACGGCGTTCCTGCGTCGCATGGGCTTGGTGCGCCTCGACGAAGGTAGCGATGCCACGCTTTCGCGGGTACCCACGCCCGCGGCGACCCTCTTCAAGGAGCTCTCGTGA
- a CDS encoding carbohydrate ABC transporter permease produces the protein MLTNLRLSLKWVLLGIGVVAALIPFIWMVGGSFRSEADLFAAPAQLLPSTWTLDGYISIWEELPFLRLLLNTFIFAGVTTLLCLLFDSMCAYALARIQFRGSTVLFWLVIATLMVPFQVTLIPVFLELFHFGWLDTYQGLIVPRATSAFGIFMLRQFFISIPRELDEAARIDGAGHWRIYWGIILPLAKPALATLAVLHFMNLWNDLLWPLIVTSSTEMRTLPAGLTLFGGQHVTDHAVLLAGATISLLPLALAFFFAQKYFVAGIATTGLK, from the coding sequence ATGTTGACTAATCTCCGCCTATCTCTCAAGTGGGTGCTGTTGGGCATCGGTGTCGTCGCGGCGCTTATCCCGTTTATTTGGATGGTTGGCGGCTCGTTTCGAAGCGAAGCCGATCTTTTCGCGGCACCCGCGCAGCTTCTTCCGAGCACATGGACCCTTGACGGGTACATCAGCATTTGGGAAGAACTCCCCTTCCTGCGGCTCCTCCTGAACACATTTATCTTCGCTGGGGTGACAACCCTGCTCTGTCTGCTGTTCGATTCGATGTGTGCGTACGCGCTGGCGCGGATTCAGTTCCGTGGGTCCACAGTGCTGTTTTGGTTAGTGATCGCCACGTTGATGGTCCCGTTCCAGGTGACACTGATTCCGGTGTTCCTCGAACTGTTCCACTTCGGATGGCTGGACACCTACCAGGGCCTCATCGTGCCTCGCGCAACTAGTGCCTTCGGTATCTTCATGCTGCGCCAGTTCTTCATATCGATCCCGCGGGAACTCGACGAAGCTGCGCGCATTGACGGTGCCGGTCACTGGCGCATCTATTGGGGCATCATCCTGCCATTGGCCAAGCCGGCACTGGCAACGCTGGCGGTGTTGCACTTCATGAACCTCTGGAACGATCTGCTGTGGCCGCTGATCGTCACGAGCTCCACTGAAATGCGAACCCTCCCGGCCGGGCTGACGCTGTTCGGCGGTCAACATGTCACCGATCATGCGGTGCTGCTCGCCGGAGCAACCATCTCGCTCCTTCCCCTCGCTTTGGCCTTCTTCTTCGCGCAGAAGTACTTCGTGGCGGGAATCGCGACGACAGGACTGAAATGA
- a CDS encoding carbohydrate ABC transporter permease has translation MPRPISPATGASRPGGRRGWTKPRLRGLPGWLFAAPSLLILLVFIVYPIMQSLWYSLHDWRIGADSQIWLGLGNYERLLNGELFWNALRVTLLFSLVSVVLQIGIGYWAANALVRETWFNRLVRSVFFFPTIVALATIGLVWRFLLDSRIGFVGGVVQLFGGEPVEFLQDPTLALPTIIFVSVWKTIGYAMIILLAGIKGVPDSLYEAARLDGANPRQLNWHVTLPSIRPTLLFVTMILTINSLQVFDLVYVMTNGGPLFATDTLVTMMYREGFTNFNLGYASAIAWVLFVIIMLLSAFQLRLFRYQDVD, from the coding sequence CACCGGGGCTTCTCGCCCGGGTGGCCGGAGAGGATGGACAAAGCCACGGCTACGAGGTCTTCCCGGGTGGCTGTTCGCCGCGCCGAGTCTGCTCATCCTGCTCGTATTCATCGTCTATCCGATCATGCAGTCACTCTGGTACAGCCTCCACGACTGGCGTATTGGTGCTGACAGCCAAATTTGGCTCGGGCTCGGCAACTACGAGCGGCTTCTGAACGGCGAACTCTTCTGGAACGCGCTGCGGGTGACGCTGCTCTTTTCGCTAGTCAGCGTCGTCCTGCAGATCGGGATTGGCTACTGGGCAGCAAATGCGCTGGTTCGGGAGACGTGGTTCAATCGGCTCGTCCGTTCTGTTTTCTTCTTTCCCACGATCGTGGCGTTGGCAACGATCGGACTGGTCTGGCGTTTCCTCTTGGACTCTCGCATCGGGTTCGTCGGCGGAGTCGTGCAACTCTTCGGCGGAGAGCCGGTGGAGTTTCTGCAGGATCCGACTCTGGCTCTACCGACCATTATTTTCGTGAGCGTCTGGAAGACCATTGGCTACGCGATGATCATTCTGCTCGCCGGCATCAAAGGCGTGCCCGACTCGCTCTATGAGGCGGCGCGCTTGGATGGAGCAAACCCGCGCCAGTTGAACTGGCATGTCACGTTGCCCAGTATCCGGCCAACGCTTCTGTTCGTCACGATGATTTTGACGATCAACTCGTTGCAGGTCTTCGATCTCGTATATGTCATGACCAACGGGGGGCCGTTGTTCGCGACGGACACTCTTGTCACGATGATGTATCGCGAAGGCTTCACCAACTTCAACCTTGGCTACGCCTCGGCGATCGCGTGGGTCTTGTTCGTCATCATCATGCTCCTGTCAGCATTCCAGCTCAGATTGTTCAGGTACCAGGATGTTGACTAA